The Hymenobacter oligotrophus genome segment AGCAAGAAACGGGTTGAGCGCGCCGCTACGCTGGCCTAGCTTTGCGGAGCTACGCCCAACAAATCTGTTATGACAGCCGAAGCCAGCAGCCCCGATTACCAGCGCATTGCGCAAGCCATTCGCTACTTAGAGGAGCATTTTCGACGCCAGCCTAGCCTCGAAGAAGTGGCTGATGCAGTAAGTATTAGCCCGTTTCACTTTCAGCGCTTGTTTAGCGAATGGGCGGGCATTAGCCCCAAGCGGTTTGTGCAGTACCTCACTGCCGACTTCCTGAAAACCCGGTTGGCCGAAGCAGCCAGCTTAGCCGCCGCCGCCGACGCCGCGGGGCTGTCGGCGCCCTCGCGCCTGCACGATTTGTTTGTGACGTTGGAGGCCGTAACGCCGCACGAGTATCGTACGGGCGGAGCGGGCGTGCGCATAGCCTACGGGGTGCACCAAACACCTTTCGGGCCGGCGTTGCTGGCTGCCACCCCTAGGGGCGTGTGCGGGCTGCACCTACTCGCCCCCGACAACCCAGACGCAA includes the following:
- a CDS encoding methylated-DNA--[protein]-cysteine S-methyltransferase — protein: MTAEASSPDYQRIAQAIRYLEEHFRRQPSLEEVADAVSISPFHFQRLFSEWAGISPKRFVQYLTADFLKTRLAEAASLAAAADAAGLSAPSRLHDLFVTLEAVTPHEYRTGGAGVRIAYGVHQTPFGPALLAATPRGVCGLHLLAPDNPDATAALAALQKSWPGASFEPDDAITAPLVAQAFAPVAGQPLHLLVRGTNFQLKVWEALLRVPTGQLVSYQHIAQAIGQPKALQAVGSAVGANPIAVLIPCHRVIRKEGVLGEYRWGSATKKALIGYEMAQAERQAAQLA